The following proteins are encoded in a genomic region of Magnolia sinica isolate HGM2019 chromosome 1, MsV1, whole genome shotgun sequence:
- the LOC131244234 gene encoding sesquiterpene synthase 2-like, which yields MKVLVQAYLDEARWMNSKYMPTLKEHLDVSLVSAGYIFVFGVACVGMGEEATKKVFDWMTAHPKFVMDLSVIARIGDDIASHEFEQERDHVASTVECYMKEHGVSKKEAFISLQEMITNVWKDLNEAFLRPTVIPSSLLLRGLNLARVMEDLYVHGDGYTHSNRETKKNVMALLVDSIPIPV from the exons ATGAAGGTGCTGGTCCAGGCCTACTTGGATGAAGCAAGATGGATGAACAGTAAATACATGCCTACATTAAAAGAGCATCTTGATGTCTCACTAGTTAGCGCTGGCTACATTTTTGTCTTTGGCGTTGCTTGTGTTGGCATGGGAGAAGAGGCAACTAAAAAAGTTTTCGATTGGATGACTGCCCATCCGAAATTCGTTATGGATTTATCGGTTATAGCCCGAATCGGAGATGACATTGCAAGCCACGAA TTCGAGCAAGAAAGGGATCATGTTGCTTCAACCGTTGAGTGCTACATGAAGGAGCATGGCGTATCAAAGAAAGAAGCATTTATCAGTCTTCAAGAAATGATTACAAACGTGTGGAAGGACTTGAACGAGGCATTCCTTAGACCGACAGTTATCCCGTCGTCACTTCTTCTTCGAGGCCTCAACCTTGCACGTGTGATGGAAGACCTGTACGTACATGGAGATGGATATACTCATTCCAACAGAGAGACTAAAAAGAATGTCATGGCGCTGCTTGTTGATTCCATCCCCATTCCAGTGTGA